A genomic stretch from Roseofilum casamattae BLCC-M143 includes:
- a CDS encoding efflux RND transporter periplasmic adaptor subunit, translating to MEILAKQQYKQGIRWLVGSGAIATLSVLSVFSYSWLSQRTAPPVEVTTISIQRDSIENPINASGTVKLGGQQTLTAPSESTIEQVLVGVGQSVRAGEQAIILRDSERETSLQQKQTEIEEITIALERNRQQIQEAEQTLENARQTAQIQELIFAEERLNLERDRQKVAEAEADLQDSEEELVNLQALADKGYISGDRLRQQRKTVRDAEIIVRDRQLIVETKTLSLQRNILEQSNQLRTEIATAQAQLQDAQLEKERLELQLERQQLELQTIELKLQETLITAPIDGIILALQVKNGDGVALGSDLFTLGDPTQERVSLSLSTLDAAKVRIGQPARITIIGPDSPTYDGQVIALSPQASSPEEEQRGGQASVSATVALNEPTGTLIPGSQVNVEIILAQQTDAIVVNLEALQRSQGMVFVWVKDARGLAQKREVILGLEGLASVEVVSGLDVGDEVILPSVDLDLKPGMAVTSTKRK from the coding sequence ATGGAAATCTTGGCGAAACAGCAATACAAGCAAGGAATTCGATGGCTGGTCGGCTCGGGAGCGATCGCAACCCTCAGCGTTCTCAGTGTTTTTAGTTATAGTTGGCTATCGCAACGCACAGCACCACCGGTTGAAGTCACCACTATCTCCATTCAACGGGATTCAATCGAAAACCCAATTAATGCCAGCGGAACCGTCAAATTGGGCGGGCAACAAACCCTCACAGCTCCATCAGAGAGTACCATAGAACAGGTATTGGTCGGAGTCGGTCAATCCGTGCGAGCTGGAGAACAAGCCATCATTCTCCGGGATTCCGAACGAGAAACCAGCTTGCAGCAGAAACAGACCGAGATTGAAGAAATTACGATCGCATTAGAGCGCAACCGGCAACAAATTCAAGAGGCCGAGCAGACCTTGGAAAATGCTCGGCAAACCGCACAGATCCAAGAATTAATTTTTGCCGAAGAACGGTTAAATCTGGAGCGCGATCGCCAAAAAGTAGCGGAAGCGGAAGCCGACCTGCAAGATAGTGAAGAGGAATTAGTCAATCTGCAAGCGTTAGCCGACAAAGGATATATTTCTGGCGATCGACTCAGACAGCAACGGAAAACCGTCCGAGATGCAGAAATAATCGTGCGCGATCGCCAATTAATTGTAGAGACCAAAACCTTAAGCTTACAACGAAACATTCTCGAGCAATCGAACCAACTGCGAACCGAGATTGCAACCGCTCAAGCTCAACTGCAAGATGCCCAACTCGAGAAAGAGCGCCTCGAATTGCAGTTGGAGCGCCAACAACTCGAATTACAAACCATCGAACTGAAATTGCAAGAAACCCTGATTACAGCACCCATTGATGGCATTATTCTCGCACTTCAGGTCAAAAATGGGGATGGGGTTGCTCTCGGTAGCGATTTATTCACCCTCGGCGATCCCACCCAAGAGCGAGTCAGCTTAAGTTTATCCACCCTGGATGCGGCGAAAGTGCGCATCGGTCAACCCGCAAGAATTACAATTATCGGGCCCGACTCTCCCACCTATGACGGACAGGTCATCGCCTTATCCCCGCAAGCAAGCTCTCCCGAGGAAGAGCAACGGGGAGGTCAGGCCAGTGTTTCGGCAACCGTAGCTCTCAATGAGCCAACGGGCACTCTCATTCCTGGTTCTCAGGTTAATGTCGAGATTATTCTCGCCCAACAAACTGATGCGATCGTCGTGAATTTAGAAGCCCTACAGCGATCGCAAGGCATGGTATTTGTCTGGGTGAAAGATGCTCGGGGTTTAGCACAAAAACGAGAGGTTATCTTAGGGTTAGAAGGCTTGGCAAGTGTGGAAGTGGTTTCCGGACTAGATGTTGGCGATGAGGTTATTCTTCCCTCTGTCGATCTAGACCTTAAACCAGGTATGGCAGTTACATCAACGAAACGCAAATAG
- a CDS encoding adenylate/guanylate cyclase domain-containing protein, which produces MRQSTVSANTGPYLVLDTNSGSRRLSLGDNQCWTIGRTQDNTMVLSDPWISRNHAMLQYTEVGIIYLIDLGSRNGTFVNGRRVNVPIALQHGDRLMFGQTEAEFYDPGRTQDVTVALEDPDISHVTAALHVRRLISVMVVDIRNFTGLTQQMDDITLSTMMGNWFRNVGKILREYDSWVDKYIGDAVMAVWFHGTEGVNSQEVMQILYALDRLRQMTDELAGRTSLPFPMRIGAGVNTGYAMVGNTGSGDRPDYTALGDTVNAAFRLESCTKEIGKDIALGKTTYQYLFSTGEHPTLFEPHTVRLKGYEHPALTYGCSFQELEAFLLKSPKF; this is translated from the coding sequence ATGAGGCAGTCCACAGTGAGCGCAAATACTGGTCCTTATCTTGTCCTTGATACTAATTCGGGAAGTCGTCGTCTGTCCTTAGGGGACAATCAATGTTGGACAATTGGGCGCACCCAAGACAATACGATGGTTTTGTCCGATCCATGGATATCTCGCAATCATGCCATGTTGCAATACACAGAAGTTGGTATCATCTATCTCATTGATTTGGGCAGTCGTAATGGTACCTTTGTCAATGGGCGTCGGGTGAATGTACCGATCGCGCTACAGCATGGCGATCGTCTCATGTTCGGGCAAACCGAAGCCGAGTTTTACGATCCAGGCCGTACCCAAGACGTTACCGTTGCTCTGGAAGACCCAGATATTTCTCACGTTACGGCAGCATTGCACGTGCGTCGTTTAATTTCAGTGATGGTTGTCGATATTCGCAATTTTACCGGACTGACTCAGCAGATGGATGACATTACCCTATCGACGATGATGGGTAATTGGTTTCGCAATGTAGGCAAGATCTTGCGAGAATACGATAGCTGGGTAGATAAATATATCGGTGATGCCGTCATGGCCGTTTGGTTTCACGGCACCGAAGGCGTCAATTCCCAGGAAGTGATGCAAATTCTCTACGCTCTCGATCGGTTGCGCCAAATGACCGACGAATTAGCCGGACGCACCTCGCTCCCCTTTCCCATGCGCATCGGAGCTGGGGTGAATACGGGATATGCTATGGTCGGTAACACTGGAAGTGGCGATCGCCCGGACTATACAGCTCTGGGAGATACGGTGAATGCCGCATTTCGCCTCGAATCTTGTACCAAAGAAATTGGCAAAGACATTGCTCTGGGCAAAACCACTTATCAATACTTATTTAGTACGGGAGAACATCCGACATTGTTTGAACCCCATACGGTACGGCTGAAAGGATACGAACATCCAGCCCTCACCTATGGGTGTTCGTTTCAGGAATTAGAAGCATTTTTATTGAAATCTCCCAAATTTTAA